A segment of the Populus nigra chromosome 12, ddPopNigr1.1, whole genome shotgun sequence genome:
CAATGCTTGAGTAAAAAATCCGTTAAAGGCCAAAATCAACGGGAAACCAATagtgtttttggtattttggtgAGAGGTACTTTGGTAAATGCGAAGCGGGTAGATGAAAGTGCGGTGGAAGTAGTGGAGGAGATAAGGAGACATGAGAACTAGAGCTTTCGGATTTGCGAAGTGTTGGCCCAAGGGAAAGAGGATAAGGGGGAGCAAAATGGAGGGGCTTTCCATGATAAACCAAGCCGAAGGTGGAGGAATTGTAGGGCCCCATCCTAAACGGTTGTGCTTGCCATATGGGAATTGAAAGAACCTTAGGGCAATGAAGGTAGGGAGTCCTAGGAGGTAGTAAGCTAGGAGGCTGTAATGAAAGAAACTCTGGTCTAACAAGGCCATTGTTGCTTGCTTACTTTGTTGCTGGTGATAGATTTGGAGTGATGATGAACTAAAAAAAGGCATTTTATAGAAGAAAAATGGAGCATCATGATAGCACACCATGACTTGCAACTCGCGTAGAGAtgaaaatgttatattattattgatttcaaTATCTACTCATTTATTATCTTActatgatttattatttaataaaaaattatatatatatcccaacTTCTCCAGATACCATTTGTGATTGGCACATGCCCTAGGCACAAAGCAAATCCAGTAATTCAGTACTATCCTACTTTATTGTATCATGCTTCTAAGTCAAATCTGACGGTCATTTGTGATTGGTACATGTCGTAGGCACCAAGTAATTCAATACACATGTTATATTAGCATGTttctatcttatattatttaattacgTTCACCTCATCAAgtctgtttttattttgtaaaaattattaatttaagaattaaaaatctcaaaactacTAAAAACttactttattattaattttaagatctCAAGATATTAGTTAAGATGCACGTGTAAATTAACCTGAATatacattgttaaaaaaaaaattatatattttaaaaaaattaatttttttaatttttttaattgttttaaagcgctatgtttaaaataatttaaaataaataattttaatatatttataaataaaaaataatttaaaaaacaaatatataacactttcaaatttaaaatcaagtcCAACGATAGTGTCATAATAACAAACTATGACTTTGTAAACTATTTAAACAAACTTGTGGAGCACTCGTAACAAAACAAACTTGTCGAGTactcataattaaaaatatatatttacaaaaatatcacATACTGCATTATTAAATACACTCTTAATCGTAACATTCCATTTATCATTGAATCCGTTTGTTATGGCTTGGAAtacttttaacaatttttttctcattaaaatgCTTTTAGGTAAGTTCTTAAACAATGATcccattttgtttatattttttttagacgctgttaaaattacaatatttgaatttcattttctgatttattttttcataaaaaagtaattgagatattattttgtatttttttttcgatGTTAAATTGACGTATTCTAATGATctctaatcaaagaaaaaaacctctaTATATTCAGTAGGGTGGTATTAGGGTTCCATGTTTGGAGTAGtaataataaacataaataaataaaataaaagtagcGATTGATTAACTTTTTAGGTGTAAGGACAACTTAGATATTTAACAcagacaagaaattaaaaaaaaaaaaaaactatgtcaaTAGACAGAAAGGGTGTTTGTTGATACGATACATATGGAGAAATAAATATGGATATGATACAGAGATTTTCAGTAACAGCAGGATGATATAACTTGTTCGTGTTTGCAAGCATGACTAACATTTGATAGGTATAGCTGCTCCCTATAGGATTGACTCAAGTCAAGTAACCCCTAAACCAGTTGGTGTCTGTTACATGAATCTTTAATAGATTATGATAAATGTTGCGCTGACAGTACTGTGACAGAATGTAGTTCTCCGGACGACAGACTTCTGTCGAAAGTTACCTGCGTGAACAAGAGCTATATCATTGCATTAAATTCATTCATGAAGGGGCTGCATCACTCCAATTTACAGATGACGTTGTTCATGCAGGCGTCCCTGAGGAAGTTATTAAGAGAGCAGCATTCATATTGGATACCGTTGGGAGCAGCAATTATGTTGAGCGATTGTGCAACGAGAATTTATCAGCCCAGGATCAACTAAACAAGGTCTTGAAGATCAAAACTTGTACAATAACAGTGAAATCTTGGAGGTATGCAAGTATTGTTCTTGTATATGTTTTACGGAGTTTTGCTGTTGTATTGAATGCAGGACACGGTTGACCGGATGCTggaattttatgttttcaaggGTGACATCAATCTCTTCTTCCAGGATATATTCCCTTGTTAATCCAAAGAACATCAAATGTATCTTTTGTCTATCCCTAAGGTTTTGATCTCTGGTGTACTTACTATGTCTCTCTTTTGATTGCCCTTCCTTTCCCATCCAATCCGAAACCTGTCTGCATTAGACTGAGAAGCATGTCCTATCGGTGAataagtgtaaagaaaaaaagaaaaataaattactaaaaaatgaagataacaAAGCAAATAGTGGTAAATAAATCaagtataaaatgataaaaatatcaagtataaagagaaaaaaatattaacaaaagacttttctaaaaaaaaccaaattataattttgccaCCTTTATAGTAAAAGTATCagcaaaatttataattatgcaATTTTTATATGGAAACACCATTTCCTTTCCTTATAGTATATGCATAACtaaactatttaaaattaatttttttgatgctaaaaaaaataacctttttaagaatttatttttggtaaATAAACTACAATTTTGGTATGACTAGAGGTTGTCGAGGGAGGGCTctatgaaggtttttttttatgttttaaaaatatattttaaaaaaattattatttcttttttgttttaagttaatattttgagtgttttcagattattttgatgtgttaatgtcaaaaataatttttttaaaattaaaaaatattattttgatgtattataaaatgaaaaatattttataaagtaattaTTACCACACTCCCAATATTATATGATAACATGATAGTATTTTAGTGGTTGCATTATTCTATGACATGATTTAAGAATTTCATGCAAAAGTTTATAGTAACATTGGTGaatgaagagaaaaatgaaaagaggaTAATAACCTTGGTGTTTCTAAAATTAACTTTGTAAAGCTGACAACATACAAAAGGATTTTGAGACGTTGAGGGATCTGTACTGGGATGCCATCAGGATGATGATAAGCTGTAATTaaattgttaattattagtatttattttttttaaaattaatttttatattatatatgttaaagtaCTTCAATTAACACAAACTACATAccaacatgaaagaaaaagagtaattgatttatgttaaaagtatattatttaacctaaatacaaagacattatatataaattaaattaaaaatattattttatttttaattaataaaacaagataaatatattgtttaactgtataaacatattatattaatttttataaaacatccACTTCCGGCATTACATTGTTCTCTTCGCTATTGATGGTACTGGGGTTATTAGTGTTGGCTGTATTTCTTAGAACAAAACCTTTTTTGAAGTTCTCTTTTTATCTACTCAACAAGGGTGATATCAAATCTAAAGCAAATGCCTTGAACCTGTGAACCTTATTGATTCAAATTAGAGCAGGGATGGGATGGGATGATGTTTGTTGATTTTATCGTAATTCAACGTGTCAATGATTTTGGGACGGCCATTTTGTTGAAtactaaactcaatctagaaggtcaaggaaggtaaccaccggccagccagccaccagctatgaccgaccagccgccagccgccttcacaccaccgtccacagccgccttcacacttggaaaggttgaattatcttgttttgaattcgtgtataaatagcaagctgagcttatgctattaggagtgggagagtagagagaatagagagaaacactagagagaaagagagggtgtgtattgttaagcttgttgtaagtttattttgtgttttgtaagcttgtgttcttgaaataaaactttgtgttttatcccctctgagtgtttcaaagccaccaccagtggttcctcccaccaatattggtatcagagcttatggtttaaagtggtgtttgatttgttgctcaaaaatgaaagttgtcaaaattatgttttgaccataccattGTGTAGAAGAGGCAAGAGGACAATTACCCACataaatggcaaagggggtgattgttggaATATTGCCAATTATATGGctgccattgtcaaagaagatggctgccATGTGGGAGTCAAAGAGGGCTGCTGGTGCAGCATTTACAGCCCCTTGACATTGTCAAAGAAGGAGGCtacaatggtgggttgttggtggcagccaacaaccattgtctaatgtcaaagtttggtaagtttggcaaccaccattgttgacaaagGAGCAAGAGGAGTTGTCATTGAAGCCTATAAATAGACACCAAGAGTGCAGCACaacatgagagagagagagcaagaacaaaagagagaagaagagagaaagaaagagaagggctGCCACCAGCAGCCCTGCTGCCTTATGCAGCTGCTACCCTATGTAGCAATGTGAGATGGGAGTTGAGTGAATGTGATCCTACTCCGTGTGTTGtattctttctctatctctaataatatcgatctctcccgtggatgtaggcgatttgccgaaccacgttaaatattgtgtcagtgtgcttagtaTCCTTTGAGCAATGATCATGAACACCACCGTTCCGCATGGGGAGCAggaatccccaacaattggtatcagagccaccACTAGTGGTTTCTCCCACCAACACATTTTAATACTGTCAAGACCAACCAAGTTGATATCTTTAATTAACATTGATatcttaatttgaatatttgattatttttttttactcaatccaacaacaacaaaaggaGTCTAGTAAAtgcatgcttaaaaaaaaaaaaaaaaaaaaaaagtgcgcATACATTCAATTGGAAACTCAAGAGTTAATTATTACAAGTTCAAATTATTACCTTGCACAATCGCTAGACAGACACAATCCAAGATGTTATCGATCCCAATATCCCGACCTCTGACCTTACTAAAGATTGTTCTTTCTCTTGAGATCAGAGAGTTTATTAGGCTGCCACCAGCCCCTAATGTAGATAAGCAGTAAAAAAAGGCCGTAGTAGATATAATGCAAGGGCACTTTTAGAAGAGCTTGGGTGACAAATAGCAGAATAATCGAAGGAAAAACAACGGCCACCCCTGTAATGAAGATTGTTAACAACCAGCCATGGTATCCTATTAATGCTATTTTCACAGAAAAAAGGAATGCCCCGAACATCATGAAAATAGCCAAACAAACCATGATAATTGAAAACCCAACTGCAGAGATTTGAAATTTGGGATGATTAACGCTTGGCAAAAGAAGGAATAGAGCTGCCATCAGAGAGATAGATAAAGCCCCCACatcgaaaaacaaataatgatgcAGAAGACTCTCATAACTGCTGTAATGGGAGGCAGTATAAGTAGTGCTGTTAAGATTCTCATGACGACGATGATCACTTGAGTTCTTGTCATCCCTTAATTGTGGCAATTGTATAACACCCGCAAAGGTTACGCCGGCAACAAGCACTGCTACCACTAGAAGATTCCCTATCATGGTCTTTGTTTCCTCTCTTGCTCGTGACATAGGTAGTCGAGTAACAGGGAAAAGCTCCTTGAGGGATTTCTTAGGGCTTGCTTTGATGAATAAGATCGATAATGTTATCAACTGCATATATAGCACGGGGGCAAAAACTTAATTGTTTAATGAGTTCTTGGCACTTGCTCAATTGCATCCAAAAGCAATATTGACCTAATTCAAATGCCTTTCCCAGAACAAGTAATTTTCTGGaatgatttagaatttttttaaaataatggtaTACAAGTTAAATCAATTGGGCTTGAACtagaagtttaaaagattaggGATGGcaagggaaaaaacaaaaaaaaggaaagaagagaagCAATAATACCAAGTGAAAATACCCAACCACTATTTCGTCCTTTGGTGGTGGCTCTTTTTTATCCATCTTATTTGTATCAACTTCTTTTCCctgtcaaaaataataataatattaggaaaaaaaaaaggaaataagaaAGGCAATATTAATATCAAGTGAAAATACTCAACCATTATTGCGTCCTTTTGTGATGCCTCTTTTGTATCCATCTTATTTGAATCAACTTCTTTGCCCtgtccaaaaaataataataatattattattatatgttaaAATGCAGTGCTCTCTCTGTGTGCTATGGCTAGACAACAATCTAAGCGAATGAAACTGGTTCatgtttgagaaaaactcatttGAGATTAGATGAGATAATTAAGCTAAAGTACAGCTTTAGGGCTCACCAATTTAGCGAATACAAGCCAAGTACAAAGAGTATGATTCTAAGttaattgttaatataaaagAGAATGCGCATGTATCATGaacatcataaataaatttaaatgggAACTTAGAAATTGATGCGTGTATTTAATATatagaataaattgaaaattatatactcctataaaatatagagaaagaGTTGATAGTGTTAATTAACACAGAAACAgaagctaatatatatatatatatatatatatatatatatatatatattgaagattttttatttcatgttgcgagatacttttaattttttttattaattacaagacaataaaaattgattttcataaataatttaaattctataggataaaaaaaataatttaaattgatttgaaataaaaataaaaaaggtatctatattttttttaatcaaaccatTTTCCTTATTAATATGTTccatttttttactaatttttttataaaattgttttgtttttttaataacaacctatcataatcttttaaaaaaataaatatttttttagctacgtttttattcca
Coding sequences within it:
- the LOC133669097 gene encoding steroid 5-alpha-reductase DET2-like — protein: MPFFSSSSLQIYHQQQSKQATMALLDQSFFHYSLLAYYLLGLPTFIALRFFQFPYGKHNRLGWGPTIPPPSAWFIMESPSILLPLILFPLGQHFANPKALVLMSPYLLHYFHRTFIYPLRIYQSTSHQNTKNTIGFPLILAFNGFFTQALNTYIQARWVSHYKSDYDSDGGLFWWKFFGGLVVFLWGMRINMWADTALLVLKRESGGYKVPRGGWFELVTCPNYFGEIVEWLGWAVMTWSWAGFGFFLYTCSNLVPRACANHKWYLQKFGEDYPKNRKAVIPFLV